AATAAGCTTTATCTCCCAATTGGAAAATCTTAGCATTTAGAAACTTCTCGAgcaatattttaaaataatcaaaattgTCGCGAGACAAACAACACTCGTTGATTTTTGCTTCACGAACAGATGAAACATCAATCACATCCAGAAGTTCCAAACATACTTCATTGATATGCAATATCTTCAAGTTAGGGCAATTAAGCGAAAAACGTTCGTGGTAACGACTCCTATGCGAGCCATCCGGCATTTTTGTTTTCAAGCAAAGATCAAGCTCCAACTTCTCAATGCTCGGTGCATCAAAATCCAGGGCCTGTAACTCAAAAGGATACTTAATAACCAACTCCTGTAAACAAGGGATTCCAGATAACAGAGTTTTGATCCTCTCATTACTCTCACGCACAAAAGTAAGTTCCAATTTCTTAAGTGAACCCATATGAATCTGAGTACAATGAGTGATGCCGAGGAACACATTAGTAAGATGAAGCGAAACAATGAATTGATTTCTCCAAACAATACCAGGGACAGAAAAACTATAGTACCCATCATAATAATGAATACCCAATACCTTGGTCTTTTTTTTTAAACGAAAAGTAATCAACTTCATCAACTCTTCTTCTAAAGGTCCAAATTTCTCCCTAATCACAACCTTATCAATTGTGGGACTTTTGTGGTACTTCATCACCTTGTTGATAAACCGACCACCCAGTTTGAAATCATATTCAATATTATGAAGCAATGTCCAGAGTTTACCAAATCGGCGAAGTAAGACAGTTCTAACAGCATCTCTAATTGGCAAAAAAGATAGAATGTGGACAAGTAATTCATCTGGCAATTCACTTAACCTATCAATGCAATTGCCCTGTTTATCACAAATTCCATGCTTCTTTGACCTGAAATTCATGATTTTTCAAGTATAAATCTACCCAGAAATTGAATTGGAAACTTAAAATCAGCCTCAAATCATATTGGGAGCAGTAATtggatacggagtatataaattACTTCCAACAAATTGGAAAAGAAAAAGGGCGAGACTTACTTTGTAAATAAAGCGAAGTAAAAGGATTTTGGACTTTTGGGTAAATAAAGCGATCGGAACAAAGCTGCCGAGGTTTTTACTACTCCCTCCTTTTTAATGCTTGCAAGTTGCAACGTGTTAGATCAAAATACTTGTCAAAGCAATTACTAGTTGACCGTaattttttgtttggttttttggcaaatttgtcaaaaatgaccttttataactcaaattttgcgagaaagtaccttatataattttttttgtgaaaacacaccttaaagtaatttttttgtgagaaaggacctaagggaagtttccggcattgactgagcttttccggccactGACTTGCACGTGTGGCTTACCTTGGCTAAAGACACTGATTTTcccgactcttgaattttcaaacttgattttatttcggttttttttttttaactttaggttttaaagcttagaattttagAGGAAAATTTGGTGTTATTAGTAAAATAAagtcacacgtgcttctcacgtgcaagtcaatggccggaaaaacttagtcaa
This sequence is a window from Spinacia oleracea cultivar Varoflay chromosome 1, BTI_SOV_V1, whole genome shotgun sequence. Protein-coding genes within it:
- the LOC110799214 gene encoding putative FBD-associated F-box protein At5g56400; its protein translation is MNFRSKKHGICDKQGNCIDRLSELPDELLVHILSFLPIRDAVRTVLLRRFGKLWTLLHNIEYDFKLGGRFINKVMKYHKSPTIDKVVIREKFGPLEEELMKLITFRLKKKTKVLGIHYYDGYYSFSVPGIVWRNQFIVSLHLTNVFLGITHCTQIHMGSLKKLELTFVRESNERIKTLLSGIPCLQELVIKYPFELQALDFDAPSIEKLELDLCLKTKMPDGSHRSRYHERFSLNCPNLKILHINEVCLELLDVIDVSSVREAKINECCLSRDNFDYFKILLEKFLNAKIFQLGDKAYLELGKCGSEKLTFRETPWTDLALRPVSHGSCLLGICRLLRNSWRLKKLIIFADVDFLCDCNMLLYELSSPIVMRRLKTVIIRGYEKPCKALLELMKFVLKSAVVLEKLLIVCNNKDKLYSTEEKEFISQLSGLPRASQKAKVVIAKKYTNGR